The proteins below come from a single Mytilus edulis chromosome 5, xbMytEdul2.2, whole genome shotgun sequence genomic window:
- the LOC139523741 gene encoding probable serine/threonine-protein kinase DDB_G0272092, whose amino-acid sequence MILDILSRYSSPAYLCQYTTRPELKSCLAFSTKAKKLISSVSKDSSITPNSNILSNLAWSKVSSNAFSASTSTSDLFSFVTTSTSTSDLSLSKDNFTSTFDLSYTNENSTSTFDLSYYNDSSTSTSDLLFTNENSTSTFDLSYYNDNSTSTSDLLYTNENSTSTFDLLYSNDIFTSTFDLSCSNDSSTSTSELCKHIDKCTSTSTNLITTFCRYVHTCMSPAPIDPTSMKRFYNGVTRTHTPSPVIFSSDTSTSKASTYLISKKLDNSSTVLSKIDGAFVDTSPRPSKTALMVSPGRFSPPPSLFICGMGESKLQTHCLICPYTRSRIQDIRLQDIIFTKVDTRAEEYKFLGTGVTSAVFEGRVVINNCFKSVATKLFKEPFDNLEGISAEAGLLKMLETTGITPKLFGILQRTSEGNHPGIVQELVQNSTLYQLIVRQPHFITKQQWFNIAYQLAFGLKSINEKGVLINDLQSDNVLVNINTDECRLTFIDMGHASYMHGKRFPMTTEEAIIYNHLAPEIKHGEETSESSEVFALGWIFKNIPLQELSFISHKCLSSIPLLRPSVYDILNFVEEIM is encoded by the exons ATGATTTTGGACATCCTATCCAGATACTCGTCTCCTGCTTATTTGTGCCAATATACGACAAGACCAGAACTAAAAAGTTGCCTTGCTTTTTCTACAAAAGCGAAGAAATTAATTTCATCG GTCTCAAAAGATAGTAGTATTACACCAAACAGCAATATCCTCTCTAATCTAGCATGGTCAAAAGTTTCATCAAATGCTTTTTCTGCTTCCACTTCAACCTCCGATCTTTTTTCCTTCGTTACCACTTCAACTTCAACTTCTGATCTTTCACTTTCCAAGGACAATTTTacttcaacttttgatctttcaTATACCAACGAAAATTCTacttcaacttttgatctttcaTATTACAACGACAGCTCTACTTCAACTTCTGATCTTTTATTTACCAACGAAAACTCTacttcaacttttgatctttcaTATTACAACGACAACTCTACTTCAACTTCTGATCTTTTGTATACCAACGAAAACTCTACTTCAACTTTTGATCTGTTATATTCCAACGACATTTTTacttcaacttttgatctttcaTGCAGCAACGACAGTTCCACGTCAACCTCTGAACTATGCAAGCACATTGATAAATGTACAAGTACTTCAACTAACCTAATTACTACTTTCTGTCgatatgtgcatacatgtatgtcaCCTGCTCCTATTGATCCAACTTCTATGAAACGATTTTACAATGGAGTCACTAGGACACATACGCCATCACCTGTTATATTTAGTTCTGATACATCAACATCAAAAGCATCAACATATTTAATCAGTAAAAAGCTTGATAATAGCAGTACTGTTTTATCTAAGATTGATGGTGCCTTCGTAGATACAAGTCCAAGACCATCAAAGACGGCACTTATGGTTTCCCCAGGGAGATTTTCTCCGCCCCCTTCCTTATTTATATGTGGAATGGGGGAATCAAAATTACAAACACATTGTTTAATATGCCCTTATACAAGATCACGGATTCAAGATATAAGACTTCAGGAcataatatttacaaaagttGACACAAGAGCCGAAGAGTACAAATTTTTGGGTACAGGTGTAACGTCAGCTGTTTTTGAAGGTCGAGTTGTTataaacaattgttttaaaagCGTTGCTACAAAACTTTTCAAAGAACCGTTTGACAACCTCGAAGGGATATCTGCGGAAGCAGGGCTTCTGAAAATGTTAGAGACGACAGGAATTACACCCAAGCTGTTTGGTATCTTACAAAGAACCTCAGAAGGAAACCATCCGGGAATTGTCCAAGAGTTGGTGCAGAACTCAACACTGTATCAACTTATTGTTAGACAACCTCATTTTATCACCAAACAACAATGGTTCAACATCGCATATCAACTAGCATTTGGTTTAAAGTCTATAAATGAGAAAGGTGTTCTGATCAACGACTTACAGTCAGACAATGTTTTAGTAAATATAAACACGGATGAATGTCGTTTAACTTTTATTGACATGGGCCATGCTAGTTATATGCACGGAAAGAGATTTCCGATGACCACCGAAGAAGCAATTATTTACAACCATCTCGCTCCTGAAATAAAACATGGAGAGGAAACATCCGAATCGTCCGAAGTATTTGCGCTGGGTtggattttcaaaaatatacCTTTACAAGAACTCTCTTTTATTTCACATAAATGTTTATCCTCAATTCCTCTACTTAGACCTTCTGTCTATGATATACTGA